A portion of the Streptomyces sp. NBC_01335 genome contains these proteins:
- a CDS encoding DUF6230 family protein has protein sequence MSSQIRGGTRWKRFALVMVPSVVATAAVGVGLAQGALAASFSVSGQDFKVTASELNGDNFIQYGNVASGDVGNHPVAVSGFSHATITNMCQSVVTPNLPFGLGTWTLKLKAGTDVKNPVVAENLYLDVSQLDADATFTNIDIGVAAKDLGKETNFGVQPGTGALDGAKAYGFGQRAQKAVLTDVEQRAWATTAGTFKLTDLSLRLNNNADECQLPPKK, from the coding sequence ATGAGTTCCCAGATCCGCGGTGGAACCAGATGGAAGCGCTTCGCCCTGGTCATGGTGCCGAGCGTCGTCGCCACGGCGGCGGTGGGCGTGGGGCTGGCGCAGGGCGCGCTGGCTGCTTCGTTCAGCGTTTCGGGGCAGGACTTCAAGGTCACTGCATCAGAGCTCAACGGTGACAACTTCATCCAGTACGGGAACGTGGCCAGCGGTGACGTGGGTAATCACCCGGTCGCCGTCTCCGGCTTCAGCCACGCGACGATCACGAACATGTGCCAGTCGGTCGTGACGCCCAACCTGCCGTTCGGCCTCGGCACGTGGACGCTGAAGCTGAAGGCCGGGACCGACGTCAAGAACCCGGTCGTCGCGGAAAACCTGTACCTGGACGTCTCCCAGCTCGACGCCGACGCCACGTTCACCAACATCGACATCGGTGTCGCGGCGAAGGATCTCGGCAAGGAGACCAACTTCGGCGTTCAGCCCGGCACTGGCGCCCTCGACGGAGCCAAGGCATACGGCTTCGGCCAGCGCGCCCAGAAGGCAGTGCTCACCGACGTCGAGCAGAGGGCCTGGGCCACCACAGCCGGCACCTTCAAGCTGACGGACCTGAGTCTGCGTCTGAACAACAACGCTGACGAGTGCCAACTCCCTCCGAAGAAGTAG
- a CDS encoding tetratricopeptide repeat protein, which yields MQPRNMSMSGVVDLAAVKAAGEAKAKAEQARAEAARKGGADAVAPSALVIDVDEAGFERDVLQRSAEVPVVIDFWAEWCEPCKQLGPLLERLAVAYNGRFLLAKVDVDANQMLMQQFGIQGIPAVFAVVAGQALPLFQGAAPEAQIRETLDQLIQVGEERFGLTGIVVDPDAEGADAAPAEIPAGPYDALLEAASVALDASDFPGAVQAYRNVLSDDPANPEAKLGLAQAELLGRVQKMNPQEVREKAAAGPADVAAQIDAADLDLVGGHVEDAFGRLVETVRRTFGDDRDAVRVRLLELFEVIGPEDPRVAAARTALARVLF from the coding sequence ATGCAGCCTAGGAACATGTCCATGAGCGGCGTCGTCGACCTCGCCGCTGTCAAGGCGGCCGGAGAGGCGAAGGCCAAGGCGGAGCAGGCCCGTGCCGAGGCCGCCCGCAAGGGGGGCGCCGACGCCGTCGCGCCCTCCGCCCTGGTGATCGACGTCGACGAAGCCGGATTCGAGCGCGACGTCCTCCAGCGCTCCGCCGAAGTACCCGTCGTCATCGACTTCTGGGCCGAGTGGTGCGAGCCCTGCAAGCAGCTCGGCCCCCTTCTGGAGCGGCTGGCCGTCGCGTACAACGGCCGCTTCCTGCTCGCCAAGGTCGACGTCGACGCCAACCAGATGCTGATGCAGCAGTTCGGCATCCAGGGCATCCCGGCGGTCTTCGCCGTCGTCGCGGGCCAGGCCCTCCCGCTCTTCCAGGGCGCCGCGCCCGAGGCCCAGATCCGCGAGACCCTGGACCAGCTGATCCAGGTCGGCGAGGAGCGCTTCGGCCTCACCGGGATCGTCGTCGACCCGGACGCGGAGGGTGCCGACGCGGCCCCCGCCGAGATCCCGGCCGGCCCGTACGACGCGCTGCTGGAAGCCGCCTCCGTCGCCCTGGACGCCAGCGACTTCCCGGGAGCGGTGCAGGCGTACCGCAACGTCCTCTCCGACGACCCGGCCAACCCGGAGGCCAAGTTGGGCCTCGCGCAGGCCGAACTCCTGGGCCGGGTGCAGAAGATGAACCCGCAGGAGGTCCGCGAGAAGGCCGCCGCCGGCCCGGCCGACGTCGCCGCCCAGATCGACGCCGCCGACCTCGACCTCGTCGGCGGTCATGTGGAGGACGCCTTCGGGCGGCTCGTGGAGACGGTCCGCCGCACGTTCGGCGACGACCGGGACGCCGTGCGGGTGCGGCTGCTCGAACTCTTCGAGGTCATCGGCCCGGAGGACCCGCGGGTCGCCGCGGCCCGTACGGCGCTCGCGCGCGTGCTGTTCTGA
- a CDS encoding DUF6114 domain-containing protein — MSPESTGQNEHYLTVSRRGFRTWRGNRPFWAGLFTMAGGVPIAYFPYANMHLGNITLAMSTTAGAGSLIIGVLLITLGLTMWFHHIVRVFAGVAAILLALISIPIANIGGFIIGFVLAMLGGALSVSWAPGRPAEDAEPAENPAGVDESVSDPAAPVDYDTEKPVFVSGLPAPEFHGGAAYPAQQLTGFDSMRDADADADGGRHRA, encoded by the coding sequence ATGAGCCCCGAGTCCACAGGGCAGAACGAGCACTACCTCACCGTCTCCCGGCGGGGATTCCGCACCTGGCGGGGTAACAGGCCTTTCTGGGCCGGCCTGTTCACCATGGCGGGCGGTGTACCCATTGCATACTTCCCGTACGCCAACATGCACCTGGGTAACATCACGCTGGCGATGTCCACCACGGCCGGTGCCGGCTCGCTGATCATCGGGGTCCTGCTCATCACGCTGGGCCTGACGATGTGGTTCCACCACATCGTCCGGGTGTTCGCCGGCGTCGCAGCGATCCTGCTCGCACTGATCTCCATACCCATCGCCAATATCGGCGGCTTCATCATAGGTTTCGTTCTCGCGATGCTTGGGGGCGCGCTCTCCGTCTCCTGGGCCCCGGGCCGGCCGGCGGAAGACGCCGAGCCCGCCGAGAACCCGGCCGGGGTCGACGAGTCTGTCTCTGACCCGGCTGCACCGGTTGACTACGACACCGAAAAGCCCGTCTTCGTGAGCGGCCTGCCCGCACCCGAATTTCACGGCGGCGCCGCCTACCCGGCTCAGCAGCTCACCGGCTTCGACTCGATGAGGGACGCGGACGCCGACGCGGACGGCGGGAGGCACCGTGCGTGA